In Mycobacteriales bacterium, a genomic segment contains:
- a CDS encoding sigma-70 family RNA polymerase sigma factor: MTGPVERAFRDDWATVLATLIGWTGDVQLAEEATQDAFVAAVAAWPRDGVPDNPAAWLTTAAKRRAIDRLRRTRSQADRAERLAALARLDEQEHPVPPADTSIGDDRLRLVFTCCHPALDPAARVALTLRTLGGLSTAEIARAFLVTEPAMAKRLTRAKRKIALARIPYRVPPDAELPARLRGVLQVVYVIFTEGYAAAAGEQLVRDPLCDEAIRLGRLLAELMPDESEVHALLALMLLQDTRRAARLDAGRYVPLDEQDRSRWDRAKAAAGLAALRRATRTGAYQVQVAIAALELQDPVEWDRVADLYGALARIASSPVVEVQRAAATGLAYGPEHGLELLAPLLAEEGLARYQPLHATHAELLRRAGRPAGAAYETAIALTANEVEKAELRRRAVLAGGPSASS, translated from the coding sequence GTGACCGGGCCGGTCGAGCGGGCGTTCCGGGACGACTGGGCCACCGTCCTGGCCACGCTGATCGGCTGGACCGGCGACGTGCAGTTGGCCGAGGAGGCGACCCAGGACGCGTTCGTCGCCGCGGTCGCCGCCTGGCCCCGCGACGGCGTCCCGGACAACCCGGCGGCGTGGCTCACGACCGCGGCCAAGCGGCGGGCCATCGACCGGCTGCGGCGCACCCGCTCGCAGGCCGATCGGGCCGAGCGGCTGGCCGCGCTGGCCCGCCTGGACGAGCAGGAGCACCCGGTGCCGCCGGCGGACACCTCGATCGGCGACGACCGGCTGCGGCTGGTCTTCACCTGCTGCCACCCGGCGCTCGATCCGGCGGCCCGGGTCGCGCTGACCCTGCGCACGCTCGGCGGCCTGAGCACCGCCGAGATCGCCCGCGCGTTCCTGGTCACCGAGCCGGCCATGGCCAAGCGGCTCACCCGGGCCAAGCGGAAGATCGCGCTCGCCCGCATCCCGTACCGGGTGCCGCCGGACGCGGAACTGCCGGCCCGGCTGCGCGGCGTGCTGCAGGTCGTCTACGTGATCTTCACCGAGGGGTACGCCGCGGCGGCCGGCGAGCAGCTCGTCCGCGACCCGCTCTGCGACGAGGCGATCCGGCTCGGCCGGCTGCTGGCCGAGCTGATGCCGGACGAGTCCGAGGTGCACGCGCTGCTGGCGCTGATGCTGCTGCAGGACACCCGGCGGGCCGCCCGGCTCGACGCGGGCCGGTACGTCCCGCTCGACGAGCAGGACCGGTCCCGCTGGGACCGCGCGAAGGCGGCCGCGGGACTGGCCGCGCTGCGCCGCGCCACCCGCACCGGGGCGTACCAGGTGCAGGTGGCGATCGCGGCGCTGGAGCTGCAGGACCCCGTCGAATGGGACCGGGTCGCCGACCTGTACGGGGCGCTGGCCCGGATCGCGTCGTCGCCGGTGGTCGAGGTGCAGCGGGCCGCCGCGACCGGCCTCGCGTACGGCCCGGAGCACGGGCTGGAGCTGCTCGCGCCGCTGCTGGCCGAGGAGGGACTGGCCCGCTACCAGCCGCTGCACGCCACCCACGCCGAGCTGCTGCGCCGGGCCGGTCGCCCGGCGGGTGCCGCGTACGAGACCGCGATCGCGCTGACGGCCAACGAGGTGGAGAAGGCGGAGCTGCGCCGGCGGGCTGTCCTGGCGGGCGGTCCGTCCGCGTCGTCCTGA